From one Thermatribacter velox genomic stretch:
- a CDS encoding hemolysin family protein — translation MEYLGMIFLILILIAINAFFAASEIAIISVRKTMLRTLGEKKAGATRSVERLLQKPSEFLATIQVGVTLAGFFASATGAISLAQDLGEKLEKSGLPLLETAGKEIAFVLVTVIISFITLVLGELVPKRIALANPERISFLVARPIEALSLVFRPVIVVLSFFTDSISKFLGISQDKIGLVTEEELKIFLSEQKALPPEERQLINEVFDFGDTMAYEVMTPRTDIVAVDEEATVKDVLEVFRKNHYSRIPVFREDIDHIVGFVHIKDILVLYEEGMLDKKVKEILRPVYFVPATKKVIELLREMQRRRVHMAIVLDEYGGTAGLVTIEDLLEELVGEIRDEHDREAAPYRKVGENEYLVDASIQIEELNELLGLDIPESEEFESIGGLVMELLDKVPEEGEVVKIGRYLLKVERMRGKRIITLRLIVESDEEEGKEENVKTDTRP, via the coding sequence TTGGGTATGATTTTTCTTATTCTCATTTTGATCGCCATCAATGCTTTTTTTGCGGCTTCCGAAATTGCCATTATTTCGGTTCGCAAGACCATGTTACGCACCTTAGGGGAGAAAAAAGCGGGTGCTACCAGGTCTGTGGAACGCTTGTTGCAAAAACCAAGCGAGTTTCTGGCAACCATCCAGGTAGGTGTTACGCTGGCTGGGTTTTTTGCCAGTGCTACTGGAGCGATATCTCTGGCCCAGGATTTGGGAGAAAAACTCGAAAAAAGTGGTTTGCCCCTTCTGGAAACTGCTGGCAAGGAAATAGCTTTTGTTCTGGTTACGGTGATTATTTCTTTTATTACTCTGGTTTTAGGAGAGTTAGTTCCTAAAAGAATTGCACTTGCTAATCCGGAACGAATTTCCTTTTTAGTTGCTCGGCCCATTGAAGCTCTCTCGCTGGTTTTTCGCCCGGTGATTGTTGTTCTTTCCTTTTTTACTGACTCTATTTCCAAGTTTTTGGGGATAAGTCAGGATAAAATAGGGTTGGTTACCGAGGAGGAGCTCAAAATATTTCTCTCAGAACAAAAGGCACTTCCACCCGAAGAAAGGCAGTTAATTAATGAGGTTTTTGACTTTGGTGACACCATGGCTTATGAAGTGATGACCCCTCGAACCGACATTGTTGCTGTTGATGAAGAAGCTACCGTTAAAGACGTTCTGGAGGTTTTTAGAAAGAATCACTATTCGAGAATACCGGTTTTTCGTGAAGACATCGACCACATTGTGGGATTTGTTCATATTAAAGATATTCTGGTGCTTTATGAAGAGGGTATGTTGGACAAAAAAGTTAAGGAAATATTGCGCCCGGTTTACTTTGTTCCGGCTACCAAGAAAGTTATAGAACTTCTGCGTGAGATGCAACGTCGGAGAGTACATATGGCGATTGTTCTTGATGAGTATGGAGGTACAGCAGGTCTGGTTACCATTGAGGACCTTCTTGAAGAGCTGGTTGGTGAGATACGCGATGAACACGACCGAGAAGCTGCTCCCTACCGTAAAGTTGGTGAAAATGAGTATTTGGTAGATGCTTCCATTCAAATAGAGGAGTTAAACGAACTTTTGGGTCTTGACATACCGGAGAGCGAGGAGTTCGAATCTATTGGTGGCCTGGTGATGGAACTCCTGGACAAGGTACCTGAAGAGGGGGAAGTGGTCAAAATTGGTAGATATTTGCTTAAGGTGGAAAGAATGCGGGGTAAGCGGATTATTACCTTAAGATTGATTGTGGAAAGCGACGAAGAGGAGGGAAAAGAGGAGAATGTCAAAACTGATACTCGCCCATGA